The proteins below come from a single Beutenbergia cavernae DSM 12333 genomic window:
- a CDS encoding DUF998 domain-containing protein translates to MTSRDGSPRRAALLVVAALAAVFQANFLLDWVLRGGDGMQYIVSQLAAPGQPNATLLRATDVACAVLVLVLVVPVRRALRPGPWREVVTWGTVAFAVGAIGAALAASTCPLGTRCVGSGDLEVVIHDLASAVSEVGLFGGVLGAWFATRRDGPAWFHAAAQWVFVLGGVVSALMFAYFTWTATPGTSSTAAALSQRLHILTVSAWLVCLGVLAARADGPGGATALGARVEPEVR, encoded by the coding sequence GTGACGAGTCGCGACGGGTCGCCGCGGCGCGCGGCGCTCCTCGTCGTCGCCGCGCTCGCCGCAGTGTTCCAGGCGAACTTCCTCCTGGACTGGGTGCTGCGCGGCGGCGACGGGATGCAGTACATCGTCAGCCAGCTCGCCGCCCCCGGGCAGCCGAACGCGACGTTGCTCCGTGCGACGGACGTGGCGTGCGCCGTCCTCGTCCTCGTCCTCGTCGTGCCCGTCCGCCGTGCCCTCCGCCCCGGGCCGTGGCGCGAGGTGGTCACGTGGGGCACCGTCGCGTTCGCCGTGGGCGCCATCGGTGCGGCCCTGGCCGCGAGCACGTGTCCGCTCGGCACGAGGTGTGTCGGCTCGGGCGACCTCGAGGTAGTGATCCACGACCTGGCGAGCGCGGTGTCGGAGGTCGGGCTGTTCGGCGGGGTGCTCGGAGCCTGGTTCGCGACCCGCCGCGACGGTCCCGCCTGGTTCCACGCCGCCGCGCAGTGGGTGTTCGTGCTCGGCGGCGTCGTGTCCGCGCTGATGTTCGCCTACTTCACGTGGACCGCCACGCCGGGGACGTCGTCCACCGCGGCCGCGCTCAGTCAGCGGCTCCACATCCTCACCGTGAGCGCGTGGCTGGTCTGCCTGGGCGTCCTCGCGGCACGGGCGGACGGGCCCGGCGGCGCTACGGCTCTCGGCGCGCGCGTGGAGCCGGAGGTCCGATAG
- a CDS encoding LacI family DNA-binding transcriptional regulator — MRTRPTLSDVAREAGVSLATASRAINGSPTRTVRADLRERVLEAAARLEYTPDANAQAMARGQTTSVGLVVHDVADPYFSTIAAGVTAAADDVGLAVTLAETRHDPRREVDLVELLHRQRARAIVLAGGRLGGADRAEELTRAIAGHRRSGGGVALIGQPLPEVPAVALDNSGGAAALARALHDAGHRRFGVIAGPADHLTARHRQAGFREALAELGTAAAPEHVVPSEFSRDGGYAGMTALLPHLGELDVVFAVTDLMAVGAMAAVRDAGLTVPTDVGVAGFDDIPTLRDITPGLTTVRVPLREIGAQALQLALALEQEPRVVVVRGEVVLRDSTARP; from the coding sequence GTGCGCACCCGGCCGACCCTGAGCGACGTCGCGCGCGAAGCGGGCGTGTCCCTCGCCACCGCCTCCCGCGCGATCAACGGCTCCCCCACGCGCACCGTGCGGGCCGACCTGCGCGAGCGGGTGCTCGAGGCCGCCGCCCGGCTCGAGTACACCCCCGACGCGAACGCCCAGGCGATGGCACGCGGCCAGACGACGTCGGTCGGCCTCGTCGTGCACGACGTCGCGGACCCGTACTTCTCGACGATCGCCGCCGGCGTGACCGCCGCCGCTGACGACGTCGGCCTCGCCGTCACCCTCGCCGAGACCCGGCACGACCCGCGGCGGGAGGTCGACCTCGTCGAGCTCCTCCACCGCCAGCGCGCCCGGGCCATCGTGCTCGCGGGCGGGCGGCTCGGCGGCGCCGACCGCGCCGAGGAGCTCACCCGCGCGATCGCCGGGCACCGGCGGTCCGGCGGCGGCGTCGCGCTCATCGGCCAGCCGCTCCCCGAGGTGCCGGCCGTGGCGCTGGACAACTCCGGCGGCGCCGCCGCGCTCGCGCGGGCGCTGCACGACGCCGGGCACCGCCGGTTCGGTGTGATCGCCGGCCCCGCCGACCACCTCACCGCACGGCACCGCCAGGCGGGGTTCCGGGAGGCGCTCGCGGAGCTCGGCACGGCCGCGGCGCCCGAGCACGTCGTGCCGTCGGAGTTCAGCCGCGACGGCGGGTACGCCGGGATGACGGCGCTCCTGCCGCACCTGGGCGAGCTGGACGTGGTCTTCGCGGTCACCGACCTCATGGCGGTCGGGGCGATGGCGGCGGTGCGCGATGCGGGGCTCACGGTCCCGACCGACGTCGGAGTCGCCGGGTTCGACGACATCCCGACGCTGCGCGACATCACCCCCGGGCTCACGACGGTCCGGGTCCCCCTCCGCGAGATCGGGGCGCAGGCGCTGCAGCTCGCGCTCGCCCTGGAGCAGGAACCACGGGTGGTCGTCGTGCGGGGCGAGGTCGTGCTGCGCGACTCGACAGCGCGCCCCTGA
- a CDS encoding amino acid--tRNA ligase-related protein → MTHRSRSCCATPRASGSSWTSTPRGGFVLEEIYGELCEGQTTTPVFYTDFPTENAPLTRKHRRDPRLSEKWDLVIFGAEQGTAYSELIDPVDQRERLVAQSLLAAAGDAEAMQVDEDFIQALEYGMPPTGGMGLGVDRLVMNLTGLSIRDTILFPLVRPNR, encoded by the coding sequence CTGACACACCGCTCCCGGAGCTGCTGCGCCACGCCGAGAGCATCGGGCTCGAGCTGGACCTCGACCCCTCGTGGGGGGTTCGTCCTCGAGGAGATCTACGGCGAGCTGTGCGAGGGGCAGACGACCACGCCGGTCTTCTACACCGACTTCCCCACGGAGAACGCTCCGCTCACGCGGAAGCACCGGCGCGACCCGCGGCTGAGCGAGAAGTGGGACCTCGTGATCTTCGGCGCCGAGCAGGGCACCGCCTACTCGGAGCTCATCGACCCGGTCGACCAGCGGGAGCGTCTCGTCGCGCAGTCGCTGCTGGCGGCGGCCGGTGACGCCGAGGCGATGCAGGTCGACGAGGACTTCATCCAGGCGCTCGAGTACGGCATGCCGCCGACCGGTGGGATGGGCCTCGGCGTGGATCGGCTCGTCATGAACCTGACCGGCCTCAGCATCCGGGACACGATCCTGTTCCCGCTGGTACGCCCCAACCGCTGA